DNA from Hippocampus zosterae strain Florida chromosome 18, ASM2543408v3, whole genome shotgun sequence:
TAAATCACACGTTATGTACATAATGACACAAAGTTCCACTCATCCAGGACCTGCATACCCGAAACCAGCTATCATTATAGTAGACTCTTAAGGATGTACTCTACAGCATCTGGGAAAGTGTCGCACGTCATGTGAGGAGGAGGGTTGATTTTATTCTCGTCTCCTTGTTGATATTTACCTATAACCCCAGAACAAGTTCAGGTCCCATCACAGCGAGAGCTATAGAATACCACATCAAAGGAAAATGTTCATCTCACCGGTTCGGACCAGAATTCCCAACATTCCGGtactctgagctcctccgaCGTCATCCCTGGCATCCTATGAGAAAGCACAAACCAAACTGAAACTTGGTTCAAATGAAGTCAATTCGGTTTTGCTGAAGTGATTGTAGGCTTACATCTCCGATCATGACTGCTTCATCTGGGCTACACCCCAAATCAGCCAGTGCCTGCATGGAAGGAAATATTGTTACACCAACACAATGTATGATTCAGTCGGAGATATAATTTAAGTGTATTATGCAACGGGACTTTCAAAACTAAGCATCATGTTTGGAAAGGTAGAATTTGACATGTACAAAAGAGCTTcaagaggatggtggaaaaacaacctgtgtgaaaaatgtcttttgagGCTTTCCCACGACAGTAGCTTTGCAGTCTGTGGCATACTCCAGTCCTGTTACAAAGGGTCCGGGGCCGAGGGCCAAGCCATCTTTCCTTTTATAGTAGCGAGCCTTATGGATTGCGAAGAGTGGAGCACCATCAAGAATCAGTCTGAGGGACAGAAATCGGCATGATGGTAACTTTTTGGACCTAATaagccatttaaaaacatgtttttaccgCAAATAGCTGAtcgttagccgaaaaaaacgaccatgtaaagtcagGCATTTTcgagacggaaaaaaacgaccatgtatcgtcaggcgtttttttccagaaaaaaacaactatgtacagtaaggcgttttcttcCTTACCGCCTTActtcatgtatagtaaggcgttttaagccaaaaaaaaaaacatctatcatAAAgtcgttttttgccgaaaaaactaccatgtatagtagggcaatttttggccgaaaaaaacgaccatgtatagtaaggcgttttagctgaaaaaaacgttcatgtatagtaaggcgtttgccgaaaaaaaaaacgaccatgtatatatagtaaggcaatttttggccgaaaaaaacgaccatgcacaGTAAGAcgtttgacgaaaaaaaaaacccgaccatgtacagttaggcgttttttgccccaaaaaacgactatagggctgttcacacggcaagatttggtccggtgctgccccagtagagcgttcacacgtgcaaattagctccggcgtagccccggaaaagagcttataccggaccaaatttgacccacctcagggaggtgggtcaaatatttgctccgaagcaaatgctcgtttgcaaagcagcaccggtgtaaatttgcacgtgtgaacgcaactgggttaaatttgctccagagcaaatgcttgtgaagagtacgtagggcgagaatgcgttgctttcgtgctctgtcggacttccgtaaagtgtttgtttcataacgacacaagacgtggctagtaacatctttccttttgtaggagactggactggactggaccatgtatagtaaggcgttttttgccgaaaaaaccccaaccatgtatagtaaggtgatttttggctgaaaaaaaccgaccatgtatagtaaggcgttttttgccgacataagcgaccatgtatagtaaggcgtttttagccgaaaaaaaacgaccatgtatatagtaaggcattttagctgaaaaaaaggttcatgtatagtaaggcgttgtttgccgaaaaaaaaccgaccatgtatagtaaggcgttttttgccaaaaaaaccACCGtctacagtaaggcgttttttgccccaaaaaacgatcatgtatagtaaggcgttttttgcagaaaaaaacgtccatgtaaagtaaggcattttttttcctgaaaagaaaaacaaccataaatagtgaggtgttttttagccccaaaaaaccaaccatgtaaaGTAGggcgtttttttctgaaaagaaatgaccatgtattgtaaggcgtttttagttgaaaaaaaagaccatgtgtcgtaaggcgtttttagctgaaaaaatgaccatgtatatagtcagatgtttttttaccgaaaaaaatgaccatgacgagtgaggcgtttttagcccaaaaaaagcgaccatgtttTGTAAGGTaattttagcccccaaaaaatgaccatatagattaaggttttttttcctttaaaaatccTATCGTGAGGCattttttactgaaaaaaacgaccatgtttagtaaggtgtttttttcctcaacaaaaacgaccatgtatagtcaggtgtttttctcctaaaaaaaggaccatgtatcgATACTCATTtttttactggaaaaaaaacaaccatgtttagCAAGcgtttttttccttaaaaaaaaaaacaccatgtatagtcaggcattttttttccctgaaaaaaaacaaccgtaaggcgtttttagcccaaaaaacggccgtgtatcgtaaggcgtttttcgccttTTAGACATGATGTGAATCTGTGAAATAGAAAACTAATCTTGCTCAAGCAATCCACAACGACGTATCTTCCCATCCTGAGATGTCCATATAATCACCTGAAAGCCTTGTTCATCGTTTGATAGTCGAAGTGATCAGGAGCGAGCCCGATGACGACAGCATTCGGTTCGGATATGTCGATACCTGCAAAGTGTATCAAAACATGTTTGATATTCAAGCCGCACTATCAACTTCATGAGGAgttttggagtttagttttATATGTCCTATTTTCAGACATGTACCTGCGAAGTCTTCCAGGGCACTGTCCTCCACCAGGAGCAACGGTCTGTGTTTTGTCTTCTCTAATAGAGTCCTCGCAGCACTCAGTGATGTGAAGATCTCTTTTTCCTGTATGACAGAAACTCCATacttcatttttgacattttttaatacTCCATTTATTCATAtgcgacatttttttaaatcatgacacATATTTAGACAGAATCTCTTGATACACATTTCTTGATGTTTCTGAATGCTATGCATATGGACATAAAACATAGACAGATTTTAGGTGTAGCTAATTTGAAATACACTGGAGAGACAGGCTATTCTGAATACAACACAAAAGAATTGTTACAGCCCTCACAAGTTCTTGGCAACCAGTGTGGTTTTTGTGTTGTGGGTGTTAAGATGTGCTGGTTTTGTGCCGACCATCTCCAGCCAATGCTCCCTGATTGGTGACCCTCGTCCACCACTCAACCAACCATTCGGTGCAAGAGAAAGAGGTCTAATCAACAACTGGGCTCCAGCAGTGCCACCAGCTATATTGATTACTTTACATCACCGTTTAAATAGGATTATGTCGCCTTTAGAAGAGGCTTGCTGCAAAGTCATGAGTGTCGTTAGTCCCGCAGCATCTTGTACCCCCGGTTTTTGGGTGTTTCTTTGTTAGCTACCTTCAATTTGTTCAGATGTGATCATAGTATTGTTTGGGTGTCGCAGTAGCAGATAATTAGAATTCTTGAGATTTCACTCTATTTGAAGGTGTCATGTTCTACACAAAGAAATAATCATGTTATAATTTTTCAAGCTCCCAACCCCCCgtctccccaccaccaccaccaccttgagGTCAAAGTTGAGCCGTTGCAGCCTTTCCAGCAAGTTCTTCTTGCTCTCTTTGGTTGTGTTGGTC
Protein-coding regions in this window:
- the hdhd2 gene encoding haloacid dehalogenase-like hydrolase domain-containing protein 2, with product MASRRALKAVLIDLSGTLHIEDTAVPGAQDALSRLRQAAVAVKFVTNTTKESKKNLLERLQRLNFDLKEKEIFTSLSAARTLLEKTKHRPLLLVEDSALEDFAGIDISEPNAVVIGLAPDHFDYQTMNKAFRLILDGAPLFAIHKARYYKRKDGLALGPGPFVTGLEYATDCKATVVGKPQKTFFTQALADLGCSPDEAVMIGDDARDDVGGAQSTGMLGILVRTGKYQQGDENKINPPPHMTCDTFPDAVEYILKSLL